Below is a genomic region from Salvelinus fontinalis isolate EN_2023a chromosome 2, ASM2944872v1, whole genome shotgun sequence.
agtacgtccaaccaatgtcacaaccacagaccacacgtaaccaagccagcccaggacctccacatccggcttcttcacctgcgggatcgtctgagaccagccacccggacagttgatgaaattgtgggtttgcacaactgaaaaatgtcagcacaaactgtcagaaaccgtctcagggaagctcacttGCGTGATCTGTGTCCTCactagggtcttgacctgactgcactCTGGCatcataaccgacttcagtgggcaaatgctcaccttcaatggccactggtaCGCTGGGAAAGTgtactcttcacggatgaatcccggtttcacatgtaccgggcagatggcagacagagtGTATGACGCCATGtgagcgagcggtttgctgatgtcaacgttgtgaacagggtgccagtggggttatggtgtggccaggcataagctacggacaatgaacaccgttgcattttatcaatggaaatttgaatgcacagacatactgtgacgagatcctgaggcccattgtcgtgccattcatccaacgccatcacctcatgttgtttcagcatgacctttacacaattcctggaagctgaaaatatcacagttcttcaatggcctgtatactcaccagacatgtatccattgagcatgtttgggatgctctggatcgacagcatgttccagttcgcGCCAATATCCACAAACTTCGCATAGCCATTAAAGagaagtgggccaaaattccacaggccacaatcagcctaatcaactctatgcgaaggagatgtgtcacactgcatgaggcaaatggtggacacaccagatactgactggttttctgatccacgcccctacttaagttatctgtattctcagtattgtgaaatccatagattcgggcctaatgatttatttcaattaaccaatttccttatataaactaactcagtaaaatcataaaTTGTTGCactgatatttttgttcagtgtacatagtATAAACTTAATAGGACTACAGTAGACTCATTCACCAGCCGTCTGAAACAAGTCAGCAGTGTAAAATGAAGGATAGTCTCTTACAGGACTTGGAGGCTGCAGTCTGTGAGGATGGGATCTGAACGGTGAAGCGTTGCCCCGACAGAGACATTGGCGTCCCCACTTTGGTAGTGACTGACTGAACTGAGGGAGTGCCTGGAAACATGCAAGAAGAAAGGAGTCAATGTTTTTGTAATGAAACAGAAAATACATCAGATATGGTAGCAACAGGGCTGCACACCAAAAGGCCAACCCAAATCCCAATGTCAAATGTACGTGCTTGGGACAATGTGTTAGAAAAATATGTAACACAATGAAGAGATATTACTGAAAAGTTAATGCACTAAAGGGTCCCTCACCAAAGGTAGGTGTGCTGGACCTGCTGGATACAGCTCCTACACTGAGACGAGGCACTGTTATTCTCCCCGCGGATGAGGACATCTGCACAGGAGAGGAACAATCAGAAAGATTCACAAAATAGAACAGAATGAAATAGAACACAATTAAGATGAATTGTGAGTGCAGAGCAGATCATGAGGTTACCTTTTTCTGTATGGATTTGAGCCTGTAGTTAGGAGCAGTCAGACAGTAACGGTCTGGGGGCAGGCGGGGCCCAGTGTATGGCTTAATCAAAGGCAGAGGGGTCTGGTTCTTCTGCCTAGCTACCTCCAGCAGGAACTACACAAAGTCAACATAGTCAGGAGTTAGTCTTGATCATTTATGAACACCTGAATAGGCAAATAATGATGTCGGTCTTGGCACTGCTACTCAATCTTACATCtcgtggtggtggggaggtgaaGGACTGGTCCATGCGACTCTGGATCGCCAGTCTTATGTCGTCAGCATCCACATTGTTCTTCTTGGCATGTGTTGCATAGATTTTGGCATCCTCGATAATGGTTGTCACATATCCTGTAAAATCAAATTACTTTATTTTCTTGTAGTGCTCAACCAACATTTTGGTTATTTTGGggttttaaaaatgtattgaCCGACGTCTGTTCAATTATTTAAATTCCATTTGGTTCTTAAAAAATTTGTGAGCGCAACGTGCAGTTTTTCTAGAGATGAATCAGGTCAAGTCCGATCTGTGCGATGTAGTACAGTTGTaatttccaacaggccaatattatAAATATTTTAGCCCAGAAATCGTGGTAatgaactacaatgaccataatccattgcgcgccTACTTGTCTGagacggagagaggagacagaaaaaCGAGTGATCGAGATGGATAGAGCACTTGCTTCATGAAGCATCTTCTCTACCTGAAAAAAACATTATATAAGAATAATAGTTGGTATCCAGCAGTCATAAaaatatgccttatttacttacTTTCaaaaactactaaaatagtgatttcgtcagacagcagctctatagagatatgAAATAATAAAGTAATCAAATAGGCCTAAAACACATTaaatacacaactgaaatatttttttaaagtaaactaatgtgaataaatgatggttaataagtgataagcagtaatgggcaatTACTACCATCATGAgacttttattaattgttttattctgtgtcattacagcattcaacccacataatacaTTTAGTGTGTAAAAATATTGACACCGAAACGACCACAAAAAGCACTAATCCATCAGCACTATTGTTTTTGTACATTAACGTTTGTCTTGTATGTTAGCTGCTAATATGCAATATTGCACACAGAGCATAACTAACAAAGGAGAGTTGAATGTATACTTACTGTAGGTAAACTCCAGCATTTGATTAATCACTCTGGGCTCATACTCTGTTATCCCCATGTCTTTGAGGATTTGAATCATAACCTTTGCAAAGGAAGAATTAGAGGATAAGAAGCTAGAAAAGCAGTATACTGTGTCATCAACTCATCAATCCAGACATTAGCTTTGAAGTCCCTATGGCAATTCCGACAGCTGACAGGATTTTTATATTTAAGTATGTGTTGGTTTTAATTGACTTTTTATTCTTATGTGTTACATTGTGTATATTTATCTATACTTACCTGTTTTATGTACTTGTTTGTGTATTGTAGGGCTCATTTGTAAAAGAGACTTTAGTTTCAATATGACttccttgttgaaataaaggtaaataaactgccctagctagatagctagctacaacaATAAAAATTAAGTCAGCTGCTGACGTTAGTTTGTCCTGATAACTAAcaggctaacgttaactagctactaTAGCTAGTTACTCTTCCCAATACAATAGTCAAGTAGATGCATTATGTAAATACATCCAAATAGAATGACATGGAGTTATATTTCTGAACAGCACCCTACATAAATGCAGTTTGAAAAAGAAATCCTTATGTTCTAGTTCTAACGTTATCTAGCTAAAAGATAAATAACTGTCTAGCTACCTAGCTCGCAAGCTACCATAACTTAGCTAACATTAGTTAACTTacctaatgttagccacctagctaacgttagctagcgagatAATGAGCTGAAAATCCTGCAAAAATCGACTTTAAAACTTCAGACAAAGCCACAATAGATATTTACCTAAACACTCATCATTACTGTGAATGATTGAGACTATGACATTTCACAAATTGTAACTAGGTGGTTTACTCCTACCTGTGCATCTTTAGGAACAGTTTTCGGAGAAGCCATTTTCACGTTTGTTCCTTTCCCGCGCCTCCACTTCCGCACTAAAATCTAGGTTGAAGAtgggataataataataataataataataataatattcttcttcttctgtatTATGCCGGTCCGGAAACAGATGTTATGGGTGCAAGACGCCACCTATTGTATCAACCTACTATTCTGCAGTATGATTTTATTACACTTTGCGAGAAAAAAAATCCCTACCAATTTACCCTACAGCCATTAAAACCTCTCCATTATTCCACTAATTTGGCTCTATCTGATGCTACACCAGGCGAGCAGCCTGAGAGGATGTTCAATACACCTTgtaactcttctgcagtaaaatctcgtatacccaagtacttctctgcagctgccaccacaatatcTATCCTCTGTGATTTACATTCCCCTCCTGAGGTACAGTTGACAACCATGGCCatgaatgtaaaaaatatatattcttatTGAATCACACGTAATTCCTATCACTTTCTATTGGCCTTGGCCTACTCACAGGGATCCTTTttggacccatcttcctctactactcaattcaattcaaggggctttattggcatgggaaacatatgttaacattgccaaagcaagtgaagtagataatatacaaaagtgaaattaacaataaaaatgaacagtaaacattacacttacagaagttccaaaaggataaagacattacaaatgccaTACTATGTATATATAccgtgttgtaacgatgtgcaaatggttaaagtacaaaagggaaaataaataaacataaatatgggttgtatttacaatggtgtttgatcTTCacaggttgcccttttcttgtggcaacaggtcacaaatcttgctgctgtgatggcacactgtggtatttcacccagtagatatgggagtttatcaaaatcgtgtttgttttcaaattctttgtggctctgtgtaatctgagggaaatatgtgtttcTAATATGGTCGTACATTTGGCATTAGTTTAGAAAATgcatctcagtttccacctcattttgtgggcagtgtgcacatagcctgtctctcttgagagccagatctgcctacggcggcttttctcaatagcaaggctatgctcactgagtctgtacatagtacaAAGCTTTCCTTAACACCTTCTGCAATACTCTGATCATGTCAACCTCAGCCTGCCTTTCTCTCACCGGACACCTCTGATCTCCAGCACCATGGGTACCCCTACAGTTTACACACGCAGCTTTTCCACtgatactacacattcctttgtatCATGTCCTCCTGCACGCTTCTCACATCTAGGAATCTCCCTCCCACACATTGCTGCCACATGACCATACGCTTGACACCTAAAACACCATAATGGGTTCGGGACAAAAGCTCTCATGGGAAAACTGACACATTCTAACTTGACTTCATCTGTCAAAGACTCTGCATCAAAACTCAGTAGTACAGACAGTGTCTTATCTGATTCACCAAGCTCTTCAGCAGGTCTGTGTTGCACCAAACGACGGGTGTCACAGACACCGGGAATCTTCAACTTCAGTTGACCATCCTCAACACTTAAAGCCACTCCAGTTATCACTCCATTCAACAGCACCCTGCTCCAGAGAGGAAAGCAAGTCACAGTTCTTGTCCCCAGTCACGTGGTCGAAGCACACGCTCCCTCTGGATGACAGAAACACAAAAAATCAACACAACTCCACTTGGAGTTACTTTTACCGACCCAACATTCCCCAACCTCTTCTCCACCCAACCTGACAACACATATGGATCAGCCAGAAGGCAAGGGTCCATTCTTTTCAAAAATCTCACTCCCACTGGGCCAAAAATCACCTTTATCACCATTGGGATGAGGCTCAAACTTAGCTTCACTGCACCTGCCACTGCAGTTAATTCACCCTCATTCTCGTCATGTTCAATTTCCTTCTGCAGCATTCCATATTTACTCTTAATATGTTCCACTTTATTAATTTTTTTGCCTAACTTCTTAccaacctacagttgaagttgtaagtttacatacaccttagccaaatacatttaaactcagtttttcacaattcctgacatttaatcagagtaaaaataccctgtcttaggtcagtaaagatcaccactttattttaagaatgtgtaatgtcagaataatagtagagagaatgatgctcccacccctgtgcttcatggttgggccTGTGTTTTTGCCGCCGacaccggactggggacccttgcagtgggccccggacaggagggcgactctggcggctccggacaggagggcgactctggcggctccggacaggagggcgactctggcggctccggagaTGAGgaagactctggcggctccggacaggagggagactctggcggctccggacaggagggagactctggcggctccggacaggagggagactctggcggctccggactggggatcgttgctggaggctccggactgaagggcgtcactggagtggagagacaaacaggaggcttcgtgccatggatcatcactggaggtttcttgccatggatcatcactggaggcttcgtgccatggatcatcactggaggcttcttgccatggatcatcactggaggcttcgtgccatggatcatcactggaggcttcgtgccatggatcatcactggaggcttcgtgccatggatcatcactggaggcttcgtgccatggatcatcactggaggcttcttaccatggatcatcactggaggcttcttgccatggatcatcactggaggcttcgtgccatggatcaccacttgagtggagagacacacaggaggcctggctctgggagaaggcacaggactcagcaggctggggagacatgcaggagggttagggcttagcacaggcacaggactcaccaggctggggagacatgcaggaggcctcttccttggccgaggcaccagatacactgggccgtggaggcgcactggcggtctcgagcccagagctagcacaactcgtcctggctggatacccccgtagcccggcaagtgtggggagctggaacaggccgcactgggctgtgctggcgaaccaggGACACCTTGCATAGGGCTGGTGCAGGataacccgggccgaggagacgcactggaggcctggagagcagggctggcacactcAGTCCTGgttcgatgcccactctagcccggccgatgcgaggTGCTGGGATATtgcgcaccgggctaagaacacgtactggagacaccgtgctctccaccgcataacacggtgcctgaccagtacaacGCTCGcaacggtaagcacggggagttggctcaggtctcctacctgactccgccaatcttcTCATGTGCACGTTTcctcgagccaactcctcgtagcgTTGCCGCtccgctttagctgcctccagctcctctttaggacggtgatactctcccggctgtgcccagggtcctttgccatcCAAGATTTCCTCCCATATCCGGGAGTCCATtccaccacgctgcttggtcctttggtggtgggtagttctgtaacgatcgtcctggAAAGAagttgaccaaaacgcagcgtggtaagtgttcattgtaatttaataaaataacctgaacactgaaacaacaaaaacaacaaagagagtgaacgaaacgaaacagttctgtctggtgcaacaacacaaaacagaaaacacagaacaccagacatagaatgcccaccccaactcacgccctgaccaaaccaaaatagagacataaaaaggatctctaaggtcagggcgtgacagacatcCAATAGGGGGTTGCTCAATTAAAAAATAACAAATCTCCAGGATGTGATGGATTAACCTCTGAATTTGACAAAACCTCTGAAGAAATAGCACCATTTTTACTTGAAACCTTTAAGGGGGCTATAAAGAAGGGAGAACTACCTGCCTCTCTGAAGCAAGGGGTTATTACTCTTATACCTAAACCACACAAGGATCTCTTAAATATTGATAATTGGCATCCAATCCCACTCCTAAATAACGACTACAAAATTATAGCCTTAATCTTTGCGAAAAGGTTAAAGTCTTGCTTGAATGGAATATAGAATATTATACATTATTTAGTTTTTCAGAAGCTCGGAGGGCTTAATTTTTTACTACAATGTCCctatattgtggataaacttCCCGTGAAATTGGCCGGCTTTTGACAAGCAGGCTTTAATGTGCAAACACAACTTTTTACctcataaatgttttatatggAATAATGGGTCGATATTACATAGAAACAAGATGTTATTTTACCGTAACTGGTTCTCGAAAAACAATGTCCTTGTCAGCCAATCAGTGAGTATTAGTGGGAATCTATATACGCGGAGAGAATTTATAGAAAGATACAACTTTGAGGTTTCAAGCAAGGAATATGACACTGCTATAAAAGCTATACCTAGTGGGATAAAATCTTTACTTCAGAATAATGCATATTTTGTAATATCTCCTATTGTAAGCAATATCCAGGTGAATGGCATGGGTTTACGAGATAAGAAATTCAACAATCGTTTATTAAGGAATATTTTCTTCAGGAAGTCTATTCCCTCTGCGAAATTTTGTTGGGCTTTATCGTTTGATGTAAACTGGTGCTGTGCTTGGCTCACTCCACACACATTTGTGGTGACCAATAAAGTAAAGGAGATCTCCTTTAAGATTACCCATAGATTCTATCCGTGTAATAGCTTGATTTCTAAATATATACCTGAAGTTACCAGAGAATGCAGTTTTTCTGAAATAGAAATTGGATCTATTGAACACTTATTCTGTCATTGTTTACATAGTGAAGTGTTCTGGACTGATGTAAAACTATATCTTGGCAACAAAATATCTAAGTTTGACATATTATTTTACTACACTGATTCCACAATTGAACGTATGTCATAAATCTCTTTATTTCATTAGGATACACAAATCAACATTTATGAAGAAAAAGtcccttttctttattttttatctgATTTGGAAAACTACTTTAAAAcgtatacaatttttttttctaaaTAATTTATTCACTACATGTTTGTATTTGAATTGATATAATGtggatttgtattattatttttctttctCTTCCGTATTTCTTTGTGGAATCCCTCTGGCTGTTCTGTTTTTGTGTTTTGCATGTTACTGtttaattaattaaaaaaatacatagataaaaaaaatttaataaaaaaaaatacaaagggattttgttttgtattattaAGTAAGCAAGCATCCTGTAGGAAAGCAACGTTCTACTCCATACTAAATCATGACATTTTAATTTACAGTTAGCTACTGTAATGTGGTAACGTCAAAGACTAGGAGTCACATTCTAGCCAAGTCAAGTGAGTAGGTTGTTCTTTGGCTGCTGGTACATTAATCTCAATAATTGTGAATCACAACCATTTGAAATGTTGATCTTTGACAGTCTGAGCACACAGTAGTTTATTTGATGTCAAGCTCTTTATACTATTGGACCTTGCTGCATTTAGCAACGCTAGTATTTACACTAGCGTTGATAGGAAATAGCTTAGatacaattcaatttcaatttactCGTAGGGTTGGTCCTTATGCAGGGAGTAAATTGAAGAAAGAAAAAATTGTAATAGAAAATAAATTAAAGACTTTTCAAACGGGTGTCTGTTGTAGACCCAATTCCTCTCCATTTACCTCATGTCCAAATAAAAGTCCTACACGTGCGCAATACCTGGAAAAAAAAGAACTTGTGGGGGAGTTTTATTTTGACATGAGGTAAGCAAATAGGAACTGACCTTGCTGAGGTACTGCATGGGTCTACAACAGACCCACGTTTGGAAATGCTGTTTAATTACACAATCTAGTAgatctatttttttaaatctcaaataTCCCCCTGCAAAAGGACCAAGCCTAAAGAAAATCGACAAATTAAGTTGAAATTGTACTTGATGTAACTTCCGGCGGACTATTCCGACATATAGTGATTGCTCCTTCCactacagccttgcagacctttggcattctagttgtcaatttgttgaggaaagctgaagagatttcaccccatgcttcctgaagcacctgccacaagttggattggcttgattgGCACTTTACGTACAATACGGCCAAGATGCTCCCACAACAACTCAAAAGGGTTGTGCTggccggtgactgtgctggccactccattatagacagaataccagctgactgcttctttcCTAAATAGTTTGTAGCTGtgctttgggttattgtcctgttgtaggaggaaattggctccaattaagctccgtccacagggtatggcattgcaaaatggagtgatagccttccttcttcaagatcccttttaccctgtacaaatctcccactttaccaccaccaaagcaccccgaGACCATCACTTTGCCTctaccatgcttgacagatggcgtcaagcactcctccagcatcttttcatttttttctgcatctcacgaatgttcttctttgtgatccgaacacctcaaacttcgtctgtccataacactttttttccaatcttcctctgtccattgtctgtgttcttttccccatcttaatcttttctttttattggccagtctgagatatggctttttctttgcaactctgcctagaaggccagcatcccggagttgcctcttcactgttgaagttgagactagtgttttacggggtactatttaatgaagctgccagttgaggacttgggaggtgtctgtttctcaagctagacactctaatgtacttgtcctcttgctcagttgtgcaccaggtcctcccactcctctttcaattctggttaaaggcagtttgcgctgttctgtgaaggcagtagtacacagcgttgcacgagatcttcagtttcttggcaatttctcacatggaatagccttcatttctcagaacaagattagactgacgagtttcagaagaaaggtctttgtttctggacattttgagcctgtcatcgaacccacaaatgctgatgctccagatactcaactagtctaaagaaggctagttttattgcttctttaatcagaacaacagttttcagctgtgctaacataattgcaaaagggttttctcatgaccaattagccttttaaaatggttaacatggattagctaacactacatgccattggaacacaggagggatgtTTGCTGATATTGGGCCTCTGTAcccctatgtagatatttcattaaaaatctgccgtttccagctacaatagtcatttacaacattaacaatgtctacactgtatttctgatcaatttgatgttattttaatggaccaaaaattgcttttctttcaaaaacatggacatttctaagtgaccccaaacttttgaacggtactatatacagtatatgtgtga
It encodes:
- the LOC129817094 gene encoding transcription initiation factor TFIID subunit 9-like isoform X2 → MIQILKDMGITEYEPRVINQMLEFTYRYVTTIIEDAKIYATHAKKNNVDADDIRLAIQSRMDQSFTSPPPRDFLLEVARQKNQTPLPLIKPYTGPRLPPDRYCLTAPNYRLKSIQKKMSSSAGRITVPRLSVGAVSSRSSTPTFGTPSVQSVTTKVGTPMSLSGQRFTVQIPSSQTAASKSSTPSTPTVQNVLINPSLIGSKNILITTNMVSQNLASESLKRKHEDDDYDAL
- the LOC129817094 gene encoding transcription initiation factor TFIID subunit 9-like isoform X1, whose protein sequence is MASPKTVPKDAQVMIQILKDMGITEYEPRVINQMLEFTYRYVTTIIEDAKIYATHAKKNNVDADDIRLAIQSRMDQSFTSPPPRDFLLEVARQKNQTPLPLIKPYTGPRLPPDRYCLTAPNYRLKSIQKKMSSSAGRITVPRLSVGAVSSRSSTPTFGTPSVQSVTTKVGTPMSLSGQRFTVQIPSSQTAASKSSTPSTPTVQNVLINPSLIGSKNILITTNMVSQNLASESLKRKHEDDDYDAL